The Anastrepha ludens isolate Willacy chromosome 2, idAnaLude1.1, whole genome shotgun sequence DNA window tcgttaggggctgcggtaagggactgcgtacgttgttcactgttttcagcacatcacctgacacgatgaaactaatgagagcctcatgtaaatgaattctcactACCGTTCCGTTCCGTAGCATCGTAGATCGTTGTTTCATCGTGTCAGATGATATGGGCGTACGGGCGTACGTTTACTTACGTTCTCTGCGTTTACATTGGTGAGTGTGACCACCATTATTGCGAAGCAGCCATCAGCGAACATTCTAAAGAACGTATGAAATCTgttataattgaaatttactTCACAACACTGGTGTCTTCAGtgaaaagatatatattttttgaaatttgtgaacgaaaaccaaaacaaaatgagtAATCGCAAGGAATACTTTGTAAgcgaatttttttaactataaataataataaataaaatgtgattGTGTATATTTATTGTCTAGATTGCGGCAATACCAATGATGGAGCAGTGCAAATTGGATCGGCCTAAAAAATCGGGAactgttcaaaaaatatatgatgCCATATTTGCAAGTTCGAGCTCTTCCTCTGAAGACTCTGACGCCGAAAATACCGAAAATGAGAAAAGGACCTTACCGCCTAACTTTGAAGCTACTCTCGATGCATTGAGCGGCATGGACTTCAAATTGAAAATGGGACTGAAACGTGAAACAGTGGAATAtcttataagtaataacttaaaactatataaaagaaagtgtaACTATcagaaaatgaataaaaactttTGCTGCTTTCAGCACAGTACTCGTTATCAAAATTTGTGCCTGATGCGTTTGGCGGCGGAAGATCACGGGTGGCACCCAAGAAAGCAGTTTAcatgtatatttggttcatacgAGATGACAGCGTGACATTTTGGCAGCTGGCGGAGATGTTTGCGATATCCACATCGTCTGTGTGGACAACAGTGAAACGAGTTACTGACTTCGTACTATCGATTAGCAATGAATATATTAGGTGGCCAGAAGGCGCTTACTTGCACAGTAATACTGAGAAGTTTCGTCTGAAAAAACGTATTCCTGACGTGATTGGAGCTGTAGATTGTATGCACATCGTTATTAAATgtccaaaaaaccaaaaggaaATGTACATTAATCGGGAAAAAGCGTACAGCATAGTTCTGCAAGCTGTAGTTGATGCTGATAAAAAGTTCGTTGATATAACTTGTGGTGAACCTGGGTCACTTGATGATTACACAGTTTTGAAAAGATCCAAACTCTATCACGATGCCGAAAGATATTATGAAGAAATGTTCTTAAATAACTACTTTATTATCGGAGACGCGGCATATCCGTCGACGCAATGGTTGGTGCCACCATTTAAAGAGTCGGAAAATTTAACTGAAAGTCAACGGAAATTCAACGAAATACATAATTCGACACGAATGGTGGTGGAAGATGCGTTTGGCCTTTTGAAAGTACGTTTCCCAAGGCTGGCGAACTTTACAGAAGCCAAGGATTTGATGATGATTACTAATATCGTGGTCAGTGCATGTATTTTACATAATATTTGCATTAACTTTGGCGATTCGTGCGACGTAAAGGTAGAAAATGAAGCGAACGAAGTGGACCCCTTTGtacttgatgatgatgaaattGAGGATGCGAATCTGGATGTAGCCCTTGATAGAAGACAAAcccttttcaattatttaagacaacaaaatattatttaaaataagtgTATTATGTATTTCTAAGTCCTGCTGGGAAGTAGTTAGTTTCATATTGTATTATTGAATAACATTTTGCGCCGTAAGAATtactcattttaattttaaaagaaaagtcACAAAAAATATCACTAGAAATCGCAAACACAAAAAGTAGttgtaatacaaaaacaattttttttttaatttatttgccaGTGTTTCCCAAATACTTCACGTGCTTTTGTTTGATATTATTGGGCTCAAAGGACGAAAGTCACCAAAAATGCAGTTGCTTGCCTAGAGGAAAGTTTTGTACGCCTGGAGAAAAGTGTGCACCTTGAGGACTCACAGCTTAATGGTGTTTTCCAAATCAAACCCACGGCAGTCCGTTCTACACTACCCG harbors:
- the LOC128860196 gene encoding putative nuclease HARBI1 isoform X1 → MHLFYQNLVKIAAIPMMEQCKLDRPKKSGTVQKIYDAIFASSSSSSEDSDAENTENEKRTLPPNFEATLDALSGMDFKLKMGLKRETVEYLITQYSLSKFVPDAFGGGRSRVAPKKAVYMYIWFIRDDSVTFWQLAEMFAISTSSVWTTVKRVTDFVLSISNEYIRWPEGAYLHSNTEKFRLKKRIPDVIGAVDCMHIVIKCPKNQKEMYINREKAYSIVLQAVVDADKKFVDITCGEPGSLDDYTVLKRSKLYHDAERYYEEMFLNNYFIIGDAAYPSTQWLVPPFKESENLTESQRKFNEIHNSTRMVVEDAFGLLKVRFPRLANFTEAKDLMMITNIVVSACILHNICINFGDSCDVKVENEANEVDPFVLDDDEIEDANLDVALDRRQTLFNYLRQQNII
- the LOC128860196 gene encoding putative nuclease HARBI1 isoform X2, producing the protein MSNRKEYFIAAIPMMEQCKLDRPKKSGTVQKIYDAIFASSSSSSEDSDAENTENEKRTLPPNFEATLDALSGMDFKLKMGLKRETVEYLITQYSLSKFVPDAFGGGRSRVAPKKAVYMYIWFIRDDSVTFWQLAEMFAISTSSVWTTVKRVTDFVLSISNEYIRWPEGAYLHSNTEKFRLKKRIPDVIGAVDCMHIVIKCPKNQKEMYINREKAYSIVLQAVVDADKKFVDITCGEPGSLDDYTVLKRSKLYHDAERYYEEMFLNNYFIIGDAAYPSTQWLVPPFKESENLTESQRKFNEIHNSTRMVVEDAFGLLKVRFPRLANFTEAKDLMMITNIVVSACILHNICINFGDSCDVKVENEANEVDPFVLDDDEIEDANLDVALDRRQTLFNYLRQQNII